A region from the Candidatus Magasanikbacteria bacterium genome encodes:
- a CDS encoding phosphatase PAP2 family protein, with protein sequence MKTSWNYKEFFKVNNKVGQNEKLDFAMYFASSWLIYVISAIVILWGYFKFNGSVTFWFMFLALGISIFFGLIASFTISLFWSQKRPIAVLKDIKQLIIPFQTWKSFPSDHTLISFLFALMPLYFGASFFFVLALFLLSAVVGYGRVYVGVHYPYDIFGGFLLALIISPLSFFLTLILVF encoded by the coding sequence ATGAAAACTTCGTGGAATTATAAAGAGTTTTTTAAAGTGAACAATAAAGTTGGTCAAAATGAGAAACTTGATTTTGCAATGTATTTTGCTTCATCTTGGCTTATTTATGTAATTTCTGCAATTGTAATTTTGTGGGGATATTTCAAATTCAATGGTTCAGTGACATTTTGGTTTATGTTTTTGGCTTTGGGGATTTCAATATTTTTTGGACTTATTGCTAGTTTTACAATTTCTTTATTTTGGTCACAAAAGAGACCTATTGCTGTACTCAAAGATATAAAACAATTAATAATACCGTTTCAAACTTGGAAAAGTTTTCCTTCAGATCACACTTTAATATCTTTTTTGTTTGCTCTAATGCCATTATATTTTGGTGCTAGTTTTTTCTTCGTTTTAGCTTTATTTTTATTGTCGGCTGTGGTAGGTTATGGAAGAGTTTATGTGGGGGTCCATTATCCTTACGATATTTTTGGTGGATTTTTACTAGCTTTAATTATCTCACCGTTATCATTTTTCTTGACTTTAATATTAGTATTTTAA
- the rnc gene encoding ribonuclease III, translated as MINEMYEKKNFSEIEKKTGIKFNDPNNLVQAFVHRSYLNENRDFSLPHNERLEFLGDAVLEIVVTEYLFDTFLNPEGELTSWRASLVNAKMCSRIASEIGMNNFMLLSRGESKDVSSKAREYILANALEAFIGSIYYDQGWDSAKKFIHEWVISKLDNVLENNLWIDPKSRFQESAQEKLGITPTYKVLNEEGPDHNKDFTVGAFLNKEKIAEGKGTSKQEAQTSAAEEALKVKKWKGSEVKILKRNK; from the coding sequence ATGATAAATGAAATGTACGAGAAAAAAAACTTCTCTGAAATTGAAAAGAAAACCGGTATCAAATTTAATGATCCAAACAATCTTGTACAGGCATTTGTTCACAGGTCTTATTTAAATGAAAATAGAGATTTTTCTCTACCACACAATGAAAGATTGGAATTTTTGGGAGACGCAGTTTTAGAAATTGTAGTCACGGAGTATTTATTTGACACTTTCCTAAATCCAGAAGGAGAATTGACAAGCTGGAGAGCATCTCTTGTAAACGCAAAAATGTGCTCACGAATTGCAAGCGAAATTGGTATGAACAATTTTATGCTACTAAGTCGCGGTGAGTCAAAAGATGTAAGCAGTAAAGCTCGCGAATATATTCTTGCAAATGCACTTGAAGCTTTTATTGGTTCTATATATTATGATCAAGGCTGGGATTCTGCCAAAAAATTTATTCACGAATGGGTTATTTCAAAACTAGACAATGTTTTGGAAAATAATTTGTGGATAGATCCAAAATCTAGATTTCAAGAATCTGCACAAGAAAAACTGGGCATAACCCCAACATACAAAGTATTGAACGAGGAAGGGCCTGACCACAACAAAGATTTTACAGTTGGAGCTTTTTTAAACAAAGAAAAAATTGCCGAAGGAAAAGGAACTAGTAAACAAGAAGCTCAAACTTCAGCAGCAGAAGAAGCATTAAAAGTAAAAAAATGGAAAGGTTCTGAGGTTAAAATTTTAAAAAGAAATAAATAA
- a CDS encoding peptidoglycan bridge formation glycyltransferase FemA/FemB family protein, whose amino-acid sequence MKVKICENKSEWNKNLESKSEFLQVYQWGEFKKKAGENILRIQVLDGEKVVNQFQGVVQNLKFIKYLYLPRISANRKEMQLLFEFLKKKGFSFVRIEYIEKKVKTKFKAKKIKNRQPENTWILNLKNSEEDLQKEMHSKTRYNIRLASKKGVEIRESKDIDIFWNLVEKTSARQKIKSHSKNYYAEMLQLSFVKQYVAYLEGVPVASNLIVEWGDMTTYLHGASDYEYRKVMSPYKLQWDVIQKAKENGFEKYDFWGTAPAEKEGSGEEKNCSNGWCWNEFHSWAGVTRFKVGFGGKPKNYPEAVDVVFSGFKYFLYKVIHKILR is encoded by the coding sequence ATGAAAGTAAAAATTTGTGAAAATAAAAGTGAGTGGAATAAAAACTTAGAGAGTAAGTCTGAGTTTTTGCAGGTTTATCAGTGGGGTGAGTTTAAAAAAAAAGCTGGGGAAAATATATTGCGAATTCAGGTTTTGGATGGTGAAAAAGTTGTAAATCAATTTCAAGGAGTTGTCCAGAATTTAAAATTTATAAAATATCTTTATTTACCTAGAATTTCTGCAAATAGAAAAGAAATGCAGTTGCTTTTTGAATTTTTAAAGAAAAAAGGTTTTAGCTTTGTAAGAATTGAATATATAGAAAAAAAAGTGAAAACTAAGTTTAAGGCAAAAAAAATAAAAAATAGACAACCAGAAAATACTTGGATTTTGAATTTAAAGAACAGTGAGGAAGATCTGCAAAAAGAAATGCATAGTAAAACTAGATATAACATAAGACTTGCAAGTAAAAAAGGTGTAGAGATAAGAGAAAGTAAAGATATTGATATTTTTTGGAATTTGGTGGAAAAAACAAGCGCAAGACAAAAGATAAAAAGTCATAGTAAAAATTATTATGCAGAAATGTTGCAACTTTCTTTTGTAAAACAGTATGTAGCTTATCTGGAAGGTGTGCCCGTAGCATCAAATTTGATAGTAGAGTGGGGTGATATGACAACTTATCTGCACGGAGCTTCGGATTATGAGTATCGTAAGGTTATGTCACCGTACAAGCTTCAGTGGGATGTAATTCAAAAAGCAAAAGAAAATGGATTTGAAAAATATGATTTTTGGGGAACAGCACCTGCAGAAAAGGAGGGAAGTGGAGAAGAGAAAAATTGTTCAAATGGTTGGTGTTGGAATGAATTTCACTCTTGGGCTGGTGTGACAAGGTTTAAAGTTGGTTTTGGCGGTAAACCGAAAAATTATCCAGAAGCAGTTGATGTTGTTTTTAGTGGTTTTAAATATTTTTTGTATAAGGTAATTCACAAAATTCTAAGATAA
- the tgt gene encoding tRNA guanosine(34) transglycosylase Tgt, whose product MKFFEVEHKDKNSRARAGVIKTDHGEIQTPIFMPVGTQATVKSLSTDELENLNAQIILANTYHLHLRPGEDLIDKFGGLHKFMNWNKPLLTDSGGFQVLSLGKQLEDRGGFSDEHSKLAEIDEGGVTFKSHLDGSIHRFTPEEAIKIQHKLGADIIMAFDECTPDDANKKYTKEAMDRTHRWAKQCVIEHKKDTKHHEYKQFLFGIIQGAQHKEFRELSAKTISEMDFDGIAIGGESVGYNMKATADILDWVIPFIPENKPRYTMGVGFSPVDMFEVVEKGVDMFDCVAPTRMARNGGLYISPTPKSKKTRINITNAKFKEDKKPIDSKCDCSTCQNHSRAYIHHLFKTRELLAYKLASIHNLYFLLSLTSQMRKEIKKDNFLNFKKQWVDGTWKK is encoded by the coding sequence ATGAAATTTTTTGAAGTTGAACACAAAGACAAAAATTCTAGAGCGCGAGCTGGAGTTATAAAAACAGATCATGGTGAAATTCAGACACCTATTTTTATGCCTGTCGGGACGCAAGCTACAGTAAAAAGTCTGTCTACAGATGAATTGGAAAATTTAAATGCACAGATAATTTTGGCAAACACTTATCACTTGCATTTACGCCCAGGCGAAGATTTAATAGACAAATTTGGAGGACTCCACAAATTTATGAATTGGAACAAACCATTACTTACAGACAGTGGTGGGTTTCAAGTTTTATCTTTAGGAAAACAACTAGAAGATCGCGGTGGATTTAGTGATGAGCACAGCAAACTCGCCGAAATAGACGAAGGAGGTGTCACATTTAAAAGTCATTTGGATGGATCTATTCATAGGTTTACCCCAGAAGAAGCTATAAAAATTCAACACAAACTTGGAGCCGATATAATAATGGCTTTCGACGAGTGCACTCCAGACGACGCGAACAAAAAATATACAAAAGAAGCAATGGATAGAACTCATCGCTGGGCTAAGCAATGTGTGATTGAACACAAAAAAGATACAAAACATCATGAATATAAGCAGTTTTTGTTTGGAATAATTCAAGGCGCTCAGCACAAAGAATTTCGTGAACTTTCTGCCAAAACAATCTCTGAAATGGATTTCGACGGAATTGCAATTGGCGGAGAATCCGTTGGTTATAATATGAAAGCCACTGCAGATATTTTAGACTGGGTAATTCCTTTTATACCAGAAAATAAACCGCGTTATACAATGGGAGTTGGATTTTCACCTGTGGATATGTTTGAGGTTGTGGAAAAAGGTGTGGATATGTTTGATTGTGTCGCGCCGACAAGAATGGCAAGAAACGGTGGGCTTTATATTAGTCCAACTCCAAAATCCAAAAAAACTAGAATAAATATTACAAACGCAAAATTCAAAGAAGATAAAAAACCAATAGATTCAAAATGTGATTGTTCAACTTGCCAAAATCACTCGCGCGCATATATTCATCATTTATTTAAAACCAGAGAATTACTTGCTTACAAATTAGCGTCTATTCACAATTTATACTTTTTATTAAGCTTAACTTCGCAGATGCGTAAAGAGATTAAAAAAGACAATTTTCTAAACTTCAAAAAACAGTGGGTTGACGGAACTTGGAAAAAGTGA
- a CDS encoding NTP transferase domain-containing protein, which yields MNAIILCGGIGSRLGEIVKTTPKVLIKIGNKTVFDWQMEKFAKLGVEEVVLAAGHLSDVLRNHVGESWNGIKIIYAIEPTRLGTGGAIKFSMNYITKKNKPTWILNGDVLTTVDFADIYKNLKDDSDGIILGSKVENASSYGTLFYGDDKQIKEFKEKEGKKIVGFINGGVYLFNPQVSKYFPEKDAFSVEYDMFPNMNNLHVYESEHPWIDIGVPERLAWANENWKIFKEV from the coding sequence ATGAACGCAATTATTTTGTGTGGTGGTATTGGAAGTAGGCTTGGGGAAATTGTAAAAACCACACCAAAAGTTTTGATAAAAATTGGAAACAAAACTGTATTTGATTGGCAAATGGAAAAATTTGCCAAATTGGGTGTGGAAGAAGTTGTTTTGGCGGCAGGACATTTGTCCGATGTTTTAAGAAATCATGTAGGTGAAAGTTGGAATGGTATAAAAATAATTTATGCAATTGAACCAACAAGGCTTGGAACTGGCGGTGCAATTAAATTTTCAATGAATTATATTACAAAAAAAAATAAGCCAACTTGGATTTTGAATGGTGATGTTTTGACAACTGTGGATTTTGCAGATATATATAAAAATTTAAAAGATGACTCAGATGGAATAATTTTGGGTTCAAAAGTTGAAAATGCTTCTAGTTATGGAACTTTATTTTATGGCGATGATAAGCAGATAAAAGAATTTAAAGAAAAAGAAGGTAAGAAAATTGTAGGTTTTATAAATGGAGGAGTATATTTGTTCAATCCTCAGGTCAGTAAATATTTTCCAGAAAAAGACGCGTTTAGTGTTGAATACGATATGTTTCCAAATATGAATAATTTGCATGTTTATGAGTCTGAACATCCGTGGATAGATATTGGTGTGCCAGAGCGATTGGCTTGGGCAAATGAAAATTGGAAGATTTTTAAAGAGGTTTAA
- a CDS encoding DUF4012 domain-containing protein: MPRVRRNKIKRRSCTGCKKMGHNSRTCPEKVIAEELDIEVGEVFVGDDFIETKIETTKKYPKVVVCGEEKMMRSPHIVNLRGELKKQPAKVEVYKEKENIQNTVGVNFANLVRKANQRRKVELDNKNISSNFILKEELNRGRIEKIDVQKIKKAQSLKKKEKIKIEKTEKQNKVKNEFSFFTGISSKIKLFKTKINFSLSRLSFKKWVGNFTWKKMAYQSVVMFLLVAIPIPTVGYFKQVRTTSEQIVEGSKQALVGLHSSTLLALNSDISGAQTDLNNTLEYFNNTKKLLDSENKILMSVLRVLPIFGKSMKSRESLLSAGQSMALANTYIVKGIGEATEDGLNATDKIALISEHLNSALPQYENAFRELSGVDPKIIPKEYRDEFKEFQILFGVFIEDLGDLVQLIDTLQLILGSDDFRRYLLVFQNNNELRPTGGFLGSFAIIDIQKGRIQNIDIPGGGSYDLKGQLDAYLTPPLPLQLVNSRWEFQDSNWFPDFGISAQKMAWFYEHSRGTTVDGVIAVNATVLERVLKVVGSITSEKHNLELMGDTAIDDLQYQVEINYDKIENKPKEVIGELVDDLFVQFEGLDNIDLVRVLNEFHQALKEKEVQAFFFDRKLQKTVRDFGWSGEISYTNKDQDYLNIVSANLQGQKSDKKIEQNIEHEVFIQKDGSIVDKVIIKKKHTGIDGEMFSGVRNISYVRAYVPEGSELLEAGGFSYPAEGAFHVSEDWYEEDLSIAQFEKEVGIHSKTGTRITKEFGKTVFGNWVSTDPGGESEIYFIYKLPFKIPTVQPREIKGENFWNSLLSNDENRLKYSLVLQKQSGINSGFSSSVKIPDDWDFIWKSDNSKLKFNNLLQYNSILQSDTVFGAVIEGEIN, encoded by the coding sequence ATGCCAAGAGTAAGAAGAAATAAAATTAAAAGAAGATCCTGTACTGGTTGTAAAAAAATGGGGCATAATTCTAGGACTTGCCCAGAGAAAGTGATTGCAGAAGAGTTAGATATAGAAGTTGGAGAAGTTTTTGTAGGAGATGATTTTATAGAGACTAAAATAGAAACCACCAAAAAATACCCAAAGGTGGTTGTTTGTGGTGAAGAAAAAATGATGAGGTCTCCACATATTGTAAATTTGCGCGGAGAGCTAAAAAAACAACCCGCGAAAGTAGAGGTGTATAAAGAAAAAGAAAATATACAAAATACTGTAGGTGTAAATTTTGCAAATTTGGTGAGAAAGGCAAATCAAAGAAGAAAGGTAGAGTTGGATAATAAAAATATAAGTAGTAATTTTATTTTAAAAGAAGAGTTGAATAGAGGGAGGATAGAAAAAATAGATGTTCAAAAAATAAAAAAAGCACAGAGTTTGAAGAAAAAGGAAAAGATAAAAATAGAAAAAACTGAAAAGCAAAATAAAGTAAAAAATGAATTTAGTTTTTTTACTGGTATTTCATCCAAAATTAAATTATTTAAAACAAAAATAAATTTTTCTTTATCAAGGTTGAGTTTTAAAAAATGGGTTGGAAATTTTACATGGAAAAAAATGGCATACCAGAGCGTTGTTATGTTTTTGTTAGTCGCTATTCCAATTCCAACTGTTGGGTATTTTAAGCAGGTTCGTACAACTAGTGAACAGATAGTAGAAGGTAGTAAACAGGCTTTAGTTGGGTTACATTCTTCTACTCTATTAGCCTTAAATTCAGATATTAGTGGGGCACAGACAGACTTAAATAATACATTGGAATATTTCAATAATACAAAAAAATTATTAGACTCAGAGAATAAAATATTGATGAGTGTTTTGCGAGTATTGCCTATTTTTGGTAAGAGTATGAAAAGTAGGGAGAGTTTGTTAAGTGCTGGACAAAGTATGGCACTTGCGAATACTTACATAGTAAAAGGTATTGGTGAGGCTACTGAAGATGGATTAAATGCAACAGATAAAATAGCTTTAATTAGCGAGCATTTAAATAGTGCTTTACCACAATATGAAAATGCTTTTAGAGAGTTGAGCGGTGTGGATCCAAAGATTATCCCAAAAGAGTATAGGGATGAATTTAAAGAGTTTCAGATTTTATTCGGTGTTTTTATAGAGGATTTGGGTGATTTGGTCCAGCTTATAGATACTCTTCAGCTTATTTTGGGTAGCGACGATTTTAGAAGGTATCTACTAGTTTTTCAAAATAATAATGAACTTCGTCCTACTGGTGGTTTTCTTGGGAGTTTTGCAATTATAGATATTCAAAAAGGTAGAATTCAAAATATAGATATTCCAGGAGGTGGAAGCTATGATTTAAAGGGACAGTTAGACGCTTATTTAACTCCACCATTACCACTACAATTGGTAAATAGTAGGTGGGAATTTCAAGATTCAAACTGGTTTCCAGATTTTGGGATTTCTGCACAAAAGATGGCTTGGTTTTATGAGCATAGTAGGGGTACAACAGTAGATGGTGTGATAGCAGTAAACGCCACAGTTTTGGAGAGAGTTTTGAAAGTGGTGGGTTCTATAACTAGCGAAAAACATAATTTAGAACTGATGGGCGATACTGCAATAGATGATTTGCAGTATCAAGTAGAGATTAATTATGACAAAATAGAAAATAAACCAAAAGAAGTTATAGGAGAGCTTGTGGATGATTTGTTTGTTCAGTTTGAGGGTTTAGATAATATAGATTTGGTTCGCGTACTCAATGAGTTTCATCAAGCATTAAAAGAAAAAGAAGTTCAGGCTTTTTTCTTTGATAGAAAATTGCAAAAAACAGTGCGTGATTTTGGCTGGTCTGGTGAAATAAGTTATACAAATAAAGATCAGGATTATTTAAATATTGTGAGTGCAAACCTGCAAGGTCAAAAAAGTGATAAAAAAATAGAACAAAATATTGAACATGAAGTGTTTATTCAAAAAGATGGCTCTATTGTGGATAAAGTTATAATAAAGAAAAAACATACTGGTATAGATGGTGAAATGTTCAGTGGTGTTAGAAATATAAGTTATGTGCGTGCTTATGTTCCAGAAGGCTCAGAGCTTTTGGAGGCTGGTGGTTTTTCTTATCCTGCGGAAGGGGCATTTCATGTTTCAGAGGATTGGTACGAAGAAGATCTGTCTATAGCGCAGTTTGAAAAGGAGGTGGGAATTCACAGTAAAACAGGCACTAGAATTACAAAAGAATTTGGAAAAACTGTCTTTGGTAATTGGGTGTCCACAGATCCGGGTGGAGAGAGTGAGATTTATTTTATATATAAACTGCCATTCAAAATTCCGACAGTTCAACCAAGAGAGATTAAAGGTGAAAATTTTTGGAATTCACTTTTGTCCAATGATGAAAATAGGCTAAAATATAGTTTGGTTCTGCAAAAACAGTCTGGAATTAACAGTGGTTTTAGTTCTAGTGTAAAAATTCCTGATGATTGGGATTTTATTTGGAAGTCTGACAATTCAAAATTAAAATTTAATAATTTACTTCAATATAATTCTATACTTCAAAGCGATACTGTTTTTGGTGCCGTTATAGAAGGGGAAATTAATTAA
- the rpmF gene encoding 50S ribosomal protein L32, translated as MGLPSKQRTSRSKKERASHFALKKTMLSKCEKCSATTMPHKACGKCGTYKGKKV; from the coding sequence ATGGGACTTCCATCAAAACAAAGAACTTCGCGTTCAAAAAAAGAGAGAGCATCTCATTTTGCACTTAAAAAGACAATGTTGTCTAAATGTGAAAAATGTAGTGCTACCACTATGCCACACAAAGCTTGCGGAAAATGTGGCACTTATAAAGGTAAAAAAGTTTAA
- a CDS encoding SWEET family sugar transporter produces MHKRLFSDKFKLSSFTKREEKVVELLGIFGAITSTMIVLVGLPSQIWQTHKTKSVEGLSVLLVIFVGLSYLSWTFYSLLKPDWFLFAGQAGGSVFGLVFFCQFVYYKIFYKKRKQKGDKNA; encoded by the coding sequence TTGCACAAAAGACTTTTTTCTGATAAGTTTAAATTAAGTTCTTTTACAAAAAGGGAGGAGAAAGTGGTAGAATTGCTAGGCATTTTTGGTGCCATAACTTCTACAATGATAGTTTTAGTAGGTTTACCATCTCAAATTTGGCAAACACACAAAACAAAAAGTGTAGAAGGTTTGTCTGTTCTACTTGTTATTTTTGTAGGATTAAGTTATCTTTCTTGGACTTTCTATTCACTTTTAAAACCAGACTGGTTTTTGTTTGCTGGGCAAGCCGGTGGTTCAGTTTTTGGTTTAGTATTTTTTTGCCAATTTGTATATTACAAAATTTTTTACAAAAAAAGAAAACAAAAAGGAGATAAAAATGCGTGA
- a CDS encoding methyltransferase domain-containing protein: protein MFLTEKQLTEKSYYNSIVHDKWDSKSLLVERDNPPFSDYSGDLFDCAKKYISDFKNKTILEIGCGNGEISVWFAKNGANVYGLDISDESISIAKRRSIENEVSEKTNFSVSPAENTNFQDNFFDIVFINVSLHHLEVEKALNEIKRILKPNGIFVTIEPFVFSNTIQKIRTSKLIVRLYPIRQETPTERILFQNDLKLIQNIFSTVEYKPYRIFSLFILKIKPLFFLLADIFHQKELSIENRRRLMNRKIQNIDEAILRYLPFMKFLSRYIVIKAKINKL, encoded by the coding sequence ATGTTTTTAACAGAAAAACAATTAACAGAAAAAAGCTACTATAACTCGATAGTTCACGATAAATGGGATAGTAAATCTTTATTAGTTGAAAGAGATAACCCTCCTTTTAGTGACTATAGTGGAGATTTATTTGATTGTGCTAAAAAATATATAAGCGATTTTAAAAATAAAACTATTTTAGAAATAGGTTGTGGGAATGGTGAAATAAGTGTATGGTTTGCCAAAAATGGTGCAAATGTCTATGGATTAGATATAAGCGATGAAAGCATATCTATAGCAAAGCGTCGATCTATAGAAAATGAAGTTTCAGAAAAAACTAATTTTTCTGTATCTCCAGCAGAAAATACAAATTTTCAAGATAATTTTTTTGATATTGTATTTATAAATGTATCACTACATCATTTAGAAGTAGAAAAAGCACTAAATGAAATAAAAAGAATACTAAAACCAAATGGAATTTTTGTAACAATAGAACCTTTTGTTTTTTCAAACACAATACAAAAAATAAGAACATCAAAACTTATTGTTAGACTATACCCAATAAGACAAGAAACACCAACAGAAAGAATTTTATTCCAAAATGATCTAAAATTAATACAAAACATATTCTCCACGGTAGAATACAAACCATACAGAATTTTTAGTTTATTTATACTTAAAATTAAACCTCTATTTTTTTTATTAGCCGACATATTTCACCAAAAAGAACTTAGTATAGAAAATAGACGCCGCCTAATGAATAGAAAAATCCAAAATATAGACGAAGCAATTTTAAGATATCTACCTTTTATGAAATTCCTGTCAAGATATATAGTTATTAAAGCCAAAATAAATAAACTATAA
- a CDS encoding NUDIX hydrolase, giving the protein MSWKIIEKKDVSPSKWRKVENWKVQTHKNTIEDEVYISLLGDSVVVCGLTDDNKILLLTQYCIGQQEYLKTFVAGFVDSKSAEETIKHELQEEAGCSAKELIYLGNSHKSKWAIGKAHFYLAKGIEQNLEQKLESLEDISVEFISLEELEKLLDENKIHDIGSTICAEKVLRYLKVNS; this is encoded by the coding sequence ATGAGTTGGAAAATAATAGAAAAAAAAGATGTATCGCCATCTAAATGGAGGAAAGTGGAAAATTGGAAAGTCCAGACACATAAAAATACAATAGAAGACGAGGTTTATATTTCTTTGCTTGGAGATTCTGTAGTTGTCTGTGGATTGACAGACGACAATAAGATTTTACTTCTTACTCAATATTGTATTGGTCAACAAGAATATTTGAAAACTTTTGTGGCTGGTTTTGTTGATAGTAAGTCAGCAGAAGAAACAATAAAACATGAATTGCAGGAAGAGGCTGGATGCTCTGCAAAAGAATTAATTTATCTTGGGAATTCGCATAAAAGTAAGTGGGCAATTGGAAAAGCACATTTCTACTTGGCAAAAGGAATAGAGCAGAATTTGGAGCAAAAGCTTGAAAGTTTGGAAGATATTTCAGTTGAGTTTATTTCGCTAGAAGAATTGGAAAAACTTTTGGATGAAAACAAAATCCATGATATTGGTTCTACTATTTGTGCTGAAAAAGTTTTAAGATATTTAAAAGTAAATTCATAA
- the mltG gene encoding endolytic transglycosylase MltG, producing MIKIVSTLFLICAVTGGWFLFSEIYRAPAREADSVVFTIEQGESVSALAKRLENDQIIRHSWLFTRFIALKEMDKKIQAGTYEVKTPITLARVVSALDRPSFEEREITILPGWGLREIAEYFEKEGVATTEEFYQLVGKPAFNYKILDRRGETVNSDLKVLEDKPKYANLEGYLAPDTYRIYKDAKLEEIILKLVDHRNSQITEEMYAQIKNSGFSFYEILTMASILEREVRSEKDKAKVSDLFWRRYDAGWAFQADSTVHYTIGKSGDVFTTSVDRATNSAWNTYKYPGLPLGPISNPGIESIIAAIYPEKNEEWYFMTTFEGEVKYGKTLAEHNANVNRYLR from the coding sequence ATGATTAAAATTGTTTCTACATTATTTCTAATTTGTGCAGTCACTGGTGGCTGGTTTTTGTTTTCAGAAATTTATAGAGCGCCAGCGCGAGAAGCTGATAGTGTAGTTTTTACTATTGAGCAAGGTGAAAGTGTTTCGGCTTTGGCAAAGCGTCTGGAGAATGATCAGATAATTCGTCATTCTTGGCTTTTCACTCGTTTTATAGCTTTGAAAGAAATGGATAAAAAAATTCAAGCTGGAACTTATGAGGTGAAAACTCCAATAACTTTGGCGAGAGTTGTGTCAGCATTAGATAGACCAAGTTTTGAAGAGAGGGAAATTACCATTTTGCCAGGTTGGGGTTTGCGAGAAATTGCAGAATATTTTGAGAAAGAAGGGGTTGCGACAACCGAAGAATTTTATCAATTGGTAGGAAAACCTGCTTTTAATTATAAAATTTTAGATAGAAGAGGTGAGACTGTAAATAGTGATTTAAAAGTTTTGGAGGATAAGCCAAAATATGCAAATTTGGAAGGGTATTTGGCGCCAGATACTTATAGAATTTATAAAGACGCTAAACTCGAGGAAATAATTTTGAAATTGGTTGACCATAGAAATTCTCAAATTACCGAGGAAATGTATGCACAAATTAAAAATTCTGGATTTAGTTTTTATGAAATTTTGACAATGGCAAGTATTTTGGAGCGAGAGGTAAGGAGTGAAAAAGATAAGGCAAAGGTATCAGATTTGTTTTGGCGTCGTTACGACGCAGGCTGGGCTTTTCAGGCGGATTCCACAGTTCATTATACAATTGGGAAAAGTGGCGATGTTTTTACAACTAGTGTAGATAGAGCTACAAATTCAGCTTGGAATACTTATAAATATCCCGGGCTTCCGCTTGGGCCTATTTCAAACCCAGGAATTGAATCTATAATCGCAGCGATTTATCCTGAAAAAAATGAAGAATGGTATTTTATGACAACTTTTGAAGGTGAGGTAAAATATGGAAAAACTCTTGCAGAACATAATGCAAATGTGAATAGGTATTTGAGGTAA
- the nusB gene encoding transcription antitermination factor NusB, with amino-acid sequence MSNRHLARSIVMQCLYQWDFREKPSSALPAIVDQMTEEFGIGLDENKKYILATVMDTVKNIDEIDKIISKYTINWPINQITLIDRAILRIGVYELKFNKEIPAKVAINEAIEIAKSYGGPSSGKFVNGILGALFNEMTKNGEVVEIPKKEKTPEDKK; translated from the coding sequence ATGTCTAATAGACACCTCGCTCGTTCAATAGTAATGCAATGTCTTTATCAATGGGATTTCAGAGAAAAACCAAGCTCTGCTCTTCCTGCAATTGTCGACCAAATGACCGAAGAATTTGGTATTGGTTTAGATGAAAACAAGAAGTATATTTTGGCAACTGTCATGGATACTGTGAAAAATATAGATGAAATTGACAAAATTATTTCAAAGTATACAATAAACTGGCCAATAAACCAGATTACCTTGATAGACCGAGCGATACTTCGAATTGGTGTCTATGAGTTAAAATTCAACAAAGAAATTCCAGCAAAAGTAGCTATAAACGAAGCAATTGAAATTGCAAAAAGTTATGGTGGCCCCTCGTCTGGAAAATTTGTAAACGGTATTTTGGGTGCATTATTCAACGAAATGACAAAAAACGGAGAAGTTGTAGAAATTCCAAAAAAAGAAAAAACACCTGAAGATAAAAAATAA